Below is a window of Camelus ferus isolate YT-003-E chromosome 4, BCGSAC_Cfer_1.0, whole genome shotgun sequence DNA.
AGAGGAAAACTGGGTGAGTATTTTGGTTTCTTGTCAGAGGCTGCAAACCCGTGGCCCTCTCTGTGCATGAATTAGGGCAGCGCCGTTTTGGTTTCTGTCTGCCTCCCCTCAGTTTAAATTGGATGCTCCAATCTTCTTCCACTTTTGTCCTAAATTTCCCTCTAACATTTAGTGCAGCTGCTTAACAGCTGCCTTCTCCTGAGAAGGCAGAGGGTCGGGCGGCTGCAGTGACTCGCCTCCTCCCAGGAGGGTCGGCAGGGTCTGGCCGAGTCATTCCAGGGTAAGCATGGCAGCTGGGGGGATGGTCAGTGCCTCTGTGGGATGCAGGTAAAAGCCAGACGTGCTTCCCGGAGAGGAAGCCACAGGACGCAGACAGGACTTGGAAAGAGGCTTCAGCAGCTAGAGACACCCAGGTGAGATAAGTAGAAGGACTTCCAGGGGCCAGGTCCTAAACAGTGGGGCCGCCTTTCCAGGAATAACTCAGCAAAAGGCAAGCACCTATGCCTGTGGGCACTTCTGAATGGAGACATCCCGCCCGAGGGACCCAGCTTACGGAGGCCTTGAATGACCTTGGACACACTCGTTCAGAAAGTGAGTGAGGAAGTCCTACTGAGTACCAGCCCTGGGGACACAAGGGATATGTTATAGACTCAATATGGATCCCCCAAATTCTTACGTTAAATCCTAATCACCAGGTGAAGGTATAAGGGGGCGGggtctttggaaggtgattaggtcatgagggtttCTCATTCAAGAATAGGATTTCTGATCTTATGAGAGAGCTCCCAGGAGCTCCGCCCCTGCCAACTGCTGTGAGGTGCAGAGATGACAGTGTCCGGGGGCCGGGGAGCTGCCCCCACCGGACACCGAATCCGCTGACACCAGCAGCCTGGGCTCCGGCCTCCAGGACTGCAAGAAGCAGATGCTGGTAGTTCCTGAGCCACCAGGTCTGTGATGTTGTTACAGCAGCGGGAAGGGCGGAGACAGGACcctgttcactcattcattcaactgtGCGCAGAGTGCGAGGAGTTCTCCGCGAGAAGGCCTAGCGTCCTACAGCCAGTCCCCATGCGACGTGTCCCTGAGGTCAAGACCAGGGCCATCTGATCTGCCCTCAGGCAGGGCCTGCAGCCTTGGCCCCTGGTTTCTGGTGCCTTCCTCCGGAGAAGGGGGCCAGGAGAGCCCCCGCCCACGGGGGCAGCCTGCTGCACCCTCCTCTCCGCAGCTCCCACCCCAGGAGGAATGCTGGCTTTGGGCTCACTCCTCggagccctctccctccccttctgggAAGAGTCACATCCAGCAGCCTGTCCACTCTGGGCAGTGAGTCCAGATTCCCCTGGGCTTCCTCTCCCTTATCTCGTGGGAGGAACTGGTCATGGACAGAAGCAacaccctcctctccttctgcccCCGCCCTGCTCAGGGGCCAGGAACAAGGCCCTTCCTCTTGTGAACCAGCTCGGCCAGTGACCGGCTGACCCCATGCGGGAAGCAGCAGAGCACATGGAGCGAGTACTCCAGCCTTCCAGCTTTGTACAGCCAGCTGTCTTCTCGGCAGGAACCCAGGGATAACAGCCATCAGGGGCCTCACGTTCCCAGGGGGCCCGAGCCCTGACGTCCCCTCAAGGGCACCTAGGGGCCCTGGGCGCAAGGGGTGGTAGGGTCAGGACCTGTCCACCTGCTCTGCTCAGAATCTGGATGAAGAGGGCAGGACTGaggacacacacaggcacacacatgcgAGCGCACACACaggcacgtgcacacacatgcacgcacccCCAGCCGCACAGCAAGGGTCAAACAGGGCAGCGCCCTCTCTGAAATGCACCTCGGGACCCGACGACGCTCGGGGCGCCACCCCGGGGGATGGATGAGGGAGGATAATCGCGTTCATTAGAGCGCTTTTCTGCACTGAGGGATCCGGGAAAAACACACAGGGTTATCACGGTACAATTTGAAACACATGCAAATAATTCATGTGACCATTAAGTCACAGAGTTGCTGCAAAGGATGAATTCACACTTAACACCCAGATTTATAGCATGGAAGGACTGCCCGTGCCCCGGGCAGCAGAAGCCCCTCGGTTCTGAAAAGCAGATGCTACAGGTGGGCTTCGGGGGCAGCCCAGACCTGAAGAGCAGGGGCCCCTGGGCTAGCGGGAGTGGGGGTGCTCCAGCCTGAGGGAGGCCCAGAACAGCCAGCCATGGTGACAGCGCAGCAAGGGCCGAGGGGCCGACACCTGCTGGTGCCCTGTGGAAAGGACTAGAAATCCCTTCTCTGGTCACATGAAGGGCAGCCGGTGGTCAGAGTGGGCTGCAGCATTCCTACCAGCGGGGGCTCCAGGGTCAAGGATGGGTGTCCCCTGGGCCCCAGGTCGTGTGTGGGGACTCCCCACATACCCAGCTGTGCTTGGCCCTGGGGCCAGACCATCTGTCTTCCAGGCCTCAGACATCCACTCACCGCCTGTCTGAGGACAGCCTACCCCTTCTGGGTCCACTGGCAAGGAAAGGGCCCACAGCCCCGCCTGATGTCACCCGTCCCTCAGCACAGGGACACACCTCCTCTGGGGGCCACTTCTTCTGTGACATGACCACCACCCTGGACTGACTGATTCCAAATGAATATTCACGCAACATTTCAGCAAGGACTAGTCATTAATATTCAAAAAAGCAGAATGGAGCCTGGTCCCCACTGTAACAAATCAGGGTGACTACACAGCTGATGGGAACATGGCCTGGACCTTTCGGACACACCCATCAGCCTCCGGAGCTTTGGTCTGAAGACACCCTCCAACTGACCAGCCAACCGTGGGCAcgtgggtgggggcaggatgaGCTGTGGGGTGGCTGCCCCAAGCCCCGCCCACTCTGACAgcggccctccctcccaccctccaagcTCCTCCCTGTCTTCCCGCTGCTGCCCTACGCCTTCCGTGGCCCTCCCTGTCCTGGGATTACTGAGGAAGGGCTCACATCTCCCATCACGCCTGCTCACGGGAAACACTTGAAGAACAGAGCCGGCCCCTTCCTGCCTTGGGGAGTCCTCCTGCCTCAGAGTCCACCGGGGGCCTGTCATTCTGGGTCCTCAGGGGTCCTGGCTCATGCCCTCCCCCTACTGGCCCGGGCTGCTCCCAGCAGCTGGTTAGTTCCCAGTGGTGGCAGTGCCCGCGCCTTTCAGCCTGTCCCCGCCCAGAACAGCCTCCAGCCCAGGGTGGCAGGGGACCAGCCAGAGGTGGAGGAACTCTGCCCGACCTGGGCTCCTGGGCAACCGCATGCGGCTGGGGTGGTGTGCCCCCCATCTCCGGCTTTGGACGAGCTGACTTGCAGGCCCTGTGGTGGCCGCACCCTCCTGTGGGCCTCTTCTGCATGAGGCTGTGGATGTGACTGCATCCATCAGGCGCAGTGCGGGCCACACAGTGAGAGCCACAGCAACCCTGCCAGAGGCCCCGTGTGACACAGCTGCCAGCCTGCCCGGGCATGCTGCccggcgggggctgggggaggggcgggcccaGGAGCGCTGAATCAGCTGCTCCCGCTTGGCGCTGTCCCTTCCCCGGCAaggatgctggtggtggtggtgggggggggggctcctttTCTGGGGAGCTGTCAGAGTGCTGGGGATTTTCGGGAAAGTTGCGTGGAGCTTGGTGCAAGCCAGGctcctggggacagaggaagggcCTTCCCGGAAGACAGGGCCCTTTCCAAACAGAACcaaaaagggagaagagagacggcctgtgaggagggaaggaagcatgTTCCCTCCCTCCCCGAACATGCTGACTCAGCACCAAGCGCCTGCCACACTCTCTCGTCCAATCAGGCTCTGGAAGGGACAGGGACCTCTCAAGGTCAGGGAACATCAATATCCCGGGCGAGTCCCAGTGGACGGCCCTTCCTCTGCAGCGGCAGCTGGGGGTCACACTCTGGTCCAGAGCGGGGCCTCACCTGCCCCGGCCATGCTCCAGGTGacggctgcctccctccccctcggCTGTCCACCCAGAGGGTCAGGGAGGTGGGACGACACAGGGGTCTGAGCCGCAGCCAGGAGCGGCTGCCGGCTGCTGGGACAAAGAGGGCACGCTCCGAGGGCGCCTCGTCCGCCACGCCCACCTCGCCCGGGGCCTGGACAGAACCTAGGCTTCCTCAAATAAGCCCCTGGTTTCTAGAAATTCCCCTTCTTGCCGAAGCCTCCTTCCCACCGGCTAGATCCCCAGCAGAGGGACGGGCTGGAACCCAAGCCTGGCTCCGTGGGCGTGGCCTCAGGGAGGCCGTGGTTTGGGCTTTTTCTCCCACAAGCACCCCCAACACCTGGTGCGAAGGAAGCCAGGACTCAGCGACTCAGCCCCAGTTCTTTGTTGGAGGGAACcgcctctctttccctccctcctctcctccttctttcctccttcccctccctccctcccatggtCTGGCTTCTGCCCCAGGCTTGACCTCCTGTCTCGAACACCTGCTGCCCTCTAGACACTTTCCTGCCCAGGGAGCACCCTCCCTCAAATCTGATCATCCTCTTCCCAAGCCGCTAGCCTCCCGGGGCCCCCTCTGAGTCTCCCACGCCTGGGCAGTTGCTGACCGCTGCTGCCGCCCAGGTCTCCCCTGGGCACTGCTCCTCCGCCCTCCCTTGGCCAGCCTCCCCTGTGGTCACTGTGTCTGcccgccctcccccacccaccgACTCCCAAGCCAAGGCGCACCTGTCGTCACCACTGCCATCCAGGTGCTATCTCCCCTCCCAGTAGAGGCACAGCTGGACTGGCGTTGCTGCTGGGGTCCCTGGGCTGCAGACACAGCCAGCTCCCCAAGTGCAGCGCTGTTTGGGCCCAGGAGACCCAGCTCTGGACGGCGCCCAAAATGGTAACTAGAGCCCAGTCTCAACAGAACCGGGCTGCGCTAGCCACCCCCACGCAGCCCACCTTCCTGCGGCTGGCCTGCTCCGCGTGTCCTCTTCGAGAGTGGTGACCGTCACCCAGGGGGCGCTGGGTTAATTCAGCCCAGAGGATGGGAGTCCAGCAGGAAGCTTGCCCCCAGCAGCACCTCAGCTCTCAGGGGCTCGTGGCACTGGAAACCCCACTACCACCTGGCATGTACCATCCACTGTCCAGCAGGGTGATCTGGAGCCCTGGGGGGCTGTCTGATCCGACTTCAGCTGTGCGGCCACAGCAGCCCTGGCTCCCATGCCAGGGGCCCTCCGGGGCTGGTGGCTCCCACACGGGACAGCAAAGAACCACCTCATCACACACAAATCGTGCTGGACAGAGCTGGTCCAGAGAGCCACCGAAGAGACACTCCATCTTGCCTGAGACaaggggaggccaggagaggcGGCCTGTGGAAACGCAGAAGGCGGGCGTCCTGGAGGTCCAGCACAGTGAGAGGGCAAGTCGGGGACGGTGCTGGCCGCTGCCGCCCACTCCCAGGGAAGCTGGCGCGCCTCTGAACGCCACTGCTTGTGCGCCCAGATCTGTTCCCCAGCATCGCCCAgcgacagagacacagagaccctGGGCCCAGCCTAGGTCTGGGGGTTGAGGCCCGGCCGGGCTTTGTCAAACAAACTGCCCCTCCCTAGGGTCCTTTTCTGGGCCAAGGCTCTTGTAAGGGTTTTACCAACTCTGCCATTAAAATCCAAACCCCAAAGGCTCAGATGGTTTTCTTCTGAAACATCTAGTTCCATGAAATTCCAGACAGCAAAAGGCTGCCCTGTCACGGAACCCACAGCTCCCCTTTCAGTGGCACTTTCTGGCCCCCAGGCTGCATGCGGGGACATCAGCCTCATCAAGTGGGAAGAAGCCTTTGCGAGTGAGACAGAGTGTCCCCTGCACAGGAGCCAGGGACGCCTTGACAGAATAAAGACACCAGGTAACGACGAGTCTCACCTCTGAAACTGCTTTTTGGTGAAGAACGAACCGTAACTTTGGTTTTCTGCCAGTTAATTCTCCTGCGCACCAGTCTCTTCTCTGAAACCGAGTGCACCCTGTATGCACAGGCCAAGTCCTCCCGCCATTCGGCATGTGAGGGCATCGCCTGTCATGAGGACGAGACACGCTCGCCCGTGGGTTGAATCCAGCCCTCACGGACCTCACCAGGGCCCCTCAGCCAGCGCCGACACATTCTCGCTGCCACCCCAGCCAATTCTCCGGACAGGCTCCGGCAGTGGGACCCCCTGGCCTCAAGGTCAGGGTGGGCCCCCTCCCCCAATAGCCCATCACACCAGTCCCTCCTCCAGCACAGCAGATGACTGCTTTTAAAAGTCCATGGTTTTACTTGTGAAAAATGGCCTCTGTGAAAGAAGGAATAAACTTTTTGAGCTTGAAGCAATCACTCCAtcaagatgttaaaaaaataagtttaatgcAGGTGGCTCAtttcataaagaatttcacaggcaCTCAAGACACCGAGCAGCTTTGTGTCCGCACGGCCAcaacccctccaccccagccctgtgGACACGTGCCCACCTCACAGGGGGCCTCGGAGGATCTGAGTAATGTGAGTCAATTAACACAAAACAAAGCTTTTAGGAAACAGCATGATTTAGTGCAAAAGATTCTCTGCAGCTCCGAGAAGTGGGGTCCACGTGAGCTGGCTCCAGGCGACTCAGACaggcccaccccagcctcctcctccgaGCAGTGGATGACTGACGGACACAAGCTGGCTGCGCGCTGAAGAGCACAGTTTACAGCCAGGTGTTTTTCGCTTTCTCTCCCTGATTTGGGTTTCCTTCCAGTGGCACACAGCTGTCCCGACAGctccccaggctgcagggctgcCTGGCCAGGCCGGGTTGAGGGGACCCCTGCCCGTGCCCAGGGGTGTGGGAACACAACTTGGGGTGACACAGCATCGGCCTGTCACCCCAGTGTGGGGCCCTTCATCCCACATGTCCCTCTGCTGTCCCAGCACAATCTTCAGAGTGCCTCTCACCTGCCTGCAAGGCCCACAGCCGCCTTGTCCCTGTCTGACAGAGAAGGCCAGGGTGGGCCACCTGGGTGAGATGCTGGCCCCCTGGTCTACAAGCCAAAAGCCCCCCGGACCAGGGCTCCTTCCTGGCCCACATTCATGCCTGCCTTTCACTCCCAGCTGTTCTAACTGCTGCCGGGGGCAGGAACAAAGGGGCAGCAGAGCCCCTCCATCGGAGGTCTGGCCCTGGTGTACCCCTGACTCCAACAGCAGCTTCTCTGCACTTGCGCCTCCTCTGACTCTGCTCCCAACACACACGACTCAATCCTGGATGCTCCCTTAAGGGAAGGGACTGAAAGCAGCCCCCAAAAGCCAGAAAGAAACTGAGGTGCCTCTTCAGAAATCCACATGTGAAGAGATGACAGCATCCAGCCAACATCCTCAACAGACCTGGCCAGGAGGACGACTGGTCCGCCTGGACCCTCCCCTGGGCTGGCCCCTGATCCAGGAACCTGCCAAGCAGACCAAGGTGACCCTGAAGCCCAGCCTGGCACTCAGGACCCCACCGCCTCACAGGGTGACAGATAGAGAAGAGTCTGTGGCTTGAACCCAGACTTGAGTGGCCCAGGGCAGAGTGAGCAGCTTCATGGCAGTGTAGTGCATCAGCTGGGGGAGCCTGACACTTCCCtaaggctggggcaggggtcgGGAGTGCACCCGAGGAGGCTGTGTGGCCAGGAGAACCACCCTCCAGACTTGCACCTGGGCAGCacacccctccctggggcctcccaCACCACTGGTGACACCAGTGTcctggagaggggacagggacgCAGGCCCTCCAAGTGTAGACTGGACCCATGGGCCGCACCACACAGCATATCTTGGAAAAGTGCGGGCTAAAACCACAAGCAGGTAGCCCGGGGGACACTGGACCTAAAGCACATACAGAAGGTTCCAGGCAAAAATcaacaggagggagggagccagtgTCCCCTTCACAGAGAAGTCTCAGCCCTTTCCTCTCAGGGGCCAGACCCAGGCTGGCGGTGGGTCATGTCCGCGGGAGGGAGTGGAATGGGCCCTGACCCACTTGGCCAAGAAGACCACGCAGCAGGGACATTGACACCGGGTCACAATGATCCACCCCAGAGCCAGGCCCGGGCCCTCACATGTCCACGAAGACCATGAAGCACCAGCCCAGTCCCCCGACCAGCAGCATGGTCACGTGGATGCCGTGGATGAGCAGCTCGTTCAGGAAGCGGAAGTCCACGCGCCGGCGgccgagcagcagcagcagcaccgaCAGCTTGAGCTGGAAGCGCAGCAGGACACGCACACCCAGGTACTGCAGGCAGAAGAGGGCGGCCAGCGCGCCCCACAGCGCGGCCGTGAAGAGGCTGCAGCTGAAGTACAGCAGGAAGCGGATGAAGCCGTAGAGCCAGCGCGCCCGAATGTACACGTCGAAATTGTTGTACTTGGTGCGGGCCAGGCGGGAGGTGCGCGCTGGTCCACAGGCTGCGTGCAGGCAGGTGGTGTGCGGGCCGTGGAAGGAGCGCACCCGCCGGGGGATGGGCATGACCGGCATCGGCGCTAGCTTGCGGCGGTGGCAGCGTCCAGGCGGCGGTCAGCATAGGCGTCATGGGCACCTGGGCCTGAGAGTCTGAGGCTGAGCCCCGGGGGAGGCTTGGGCCTGCAGGGAGAGCGACAAGGGGAGGAGCCAGGTCATCCTGGGACACCAGGGGCTACAGGGAAACCGAGTCTGGGACTCGGGATCTGCTCACACACCTTCCCCCCTCTCACACCTGGGGTTATTCTTTTTTCACAAATGCTACTGAGGATGCTCCAAAAGGTCCCACAATCATGTGAGAACCAAACTGAGAAGAAGGGCCAGGAGAGTGGCCACAAGTCCCCGGAGGCAGTCCATGCCAAAACCGATGAGGAAGGGCCAAGAGAAACCTTGGCTATCCTCAGCCACCCCCAGACTTGGCGAGACTCCCCTTCACTGGACTCACCGTCTGCCTTCTATCTGGAATGCCCATTCCTGGCTGCTCTATCCAAGGTGATTAAGTCCCTGAGTGGCAACCCACTACAGGAtcacaggagggagagggagcccaCAGGGCAGACAGAGCAGTTCTCTTCAGCAACTTGACAGGCCAAGTGCTGGAGACCAGAGAGCTGCGGTAGGGGGCAGGCAACAAGTACAGAGCTCTGGGCTCACCTGCAGGGCCTGAACCCTGGTGCTGTCATCCACggagtgaccttgggcagatcacCTTCCCCCTGAGATCGTCCCTGCTCTGCAAAACGGACACTGGGCACCCAGGGGTGCTGTGAGAAGCTGGTGTTACAGGGCAAGAGCTGCCTGAGGATGACTGCTGATGGCCGGCGGTATCATCACAGGGGATGGGGCCCTGTGGACGGAACCACCACAGGGAAGGAGAAACACAAGTGGCTCTTTCATTTTGCCTAGCAACTGCCATTATAGCCTAAATGATTCGTGGGTGGAGATATAGAACTGGAAATACAGGACGTGTATAATCAAAGCAGCAAAGTTGGTTACAGGCTCCAGGGAGACACTGCCTGAGACATCTGCCTCCGATCACATGGCTTTTAGCCTGGGGGCCTACTGAGGGACTTCTGCTCGCTCCCGCTCCAGCCGCAGGTCGCAGCAAACGGCCGCCCACGTGCAGCTCCGGCCAGAGGTGCAGGCCAGGCAGGTCCACCCTCCCCTTCGCACAGGCCCAGCCCTTCCTGCAGACTTCGGCCAGAACCCGATCTGACAGCAGCTGCTCCATCCAGGCTTCACCTGGTCAGCCCGCCAGCCCCCGGGAATGGCATTCAGACGTCGTTGCTCCCTTCAAGCTGCAGGATCGCAGCCGGCGGCTAGTAGTCGTTCGCCATCCTCCCATCACCACCTGGCCGCAGGCAACGCGTCTACGCCACGGGCTTCCAGGTCGGGGGCGCCGGTGCGGCACCAAAGCGCTCACCTCTGGGGGTGCCGAGCTCCCGGCCCCGACCCCAGAGGCAGGACCGACCCGCGGCCCCCCGCGCCCCGCCCGGGCACCCCTGCCCGCTCACCGGGTGCCCTCTCCGCGCCGGCGTCCCGAGCCGCCCGGCCCCCTGTCCCTCGGGGCTGCGGGAGCAGGGCGGAAGCATGCTGCCGACGGAGCGGCCAGGACACTCACGCGTCCCTGGCCCGGGCCGCCCCGACCGGCCGGGGGCTCCCGCGCCCGGCGGCCGGCCGCGTTTGGCCCAGCGTGGGAGCCGTAGCGCCGTCCCTCTGCGGCCACCGTAGGACTTTCTTCACGCCCCCTCCGCCTGCGCCGACACCGAGAgcgcctcccttcccccagctcggCGCCGACCCTGAGCACCCAGAACTCGGCGCTTCCCAAGGGCGGgggtgcgtgcgtgcgtgcgtgcgagGGCGGCGCACCGCCCATGACGTTAATGCCAGACGACACCGCCCCTCCTACGCCACTGGCCCGCGGCCTGTCCTGCGCATGCGCAGATAGTGCATCTACGCCGCGCAGCCTCTGCGCATGCGGCGCTGCGCCCGAAGCGGTTGAAAGTGCGCAGGCGCGCGCCCTCTGTGGTGCTACGCCAGCGTCTGGAGAGCACCTGCAGTTGGCCCCGGGACCCGCGCGGCCCAGCGTGTCTGCCGCCCCGCGGGTCGGGAGCGGGTTGGCTGACACACCCCATAAACGTAGGCATCCCCAAATGTAGGGAGTTGGGGGCTGGCCGGCTGACAACCCACAGACACCAAGGTCCCCAAATGCTGAGGTCTGGGGCAGGCTCGGGCACACCATCCGTGGACACACGTCCTCAAATGTAGAGAGTCAGGGTGGGATGGCTGGCAGCCGCAGAGACCTGGGGTTGCCTTTCCCAGGAGAAAAGAGTTCCGTGTAGACgtgtttcaatattttaatcCGACCAGGTCAGGGTAAGGCAAACACCTGACGCTCCTTGGATGTGGTTGGCAAGTTCCATCAGCCGGAATTTTACCACGTTCGGAGAACCTGCTAGTTGCACACACGAAGTGGCTGGTTCTGTCCGCCAAGTGTCGGGGTGCCGGTCTTGTTCGCTGTTTTTGCTACTGGGTGTTCTGATAGAGACCAGCTTCTCGGACATTCTTTACAGCGAACAGCGGGCCGTGCCTTGCTCCTGGCTGACCCGCGGGTCCGAGAGCCTCTTCACCTGCAGGAGCCCCTGACTGCCAGCACGTCACCTCCCCACGCAAGTCCTAACCCTAGCCTGTCCACACCTCCCGGTCATGTAGGAAGGGGCCCGATGCTTGGTGGTCCTGGCCTTTCAACTGCTACCCTGCTAGTGAGGAGGGCTTAGCAGGATCgtggtggagaggggaggaaggggcaaaaagatctgaggctcagagagtttctttttaagtttccagagcagcaggagaggatgagagagaagagagatattttaagaaatgtttcttaaaatgcaTCTTCTCTGCGGGCTGGAATTCCACAGCGGCCCCCTGCTCTGCACCCCACCCGAGGGTGGTGGttttccttcccagccctgagTCTAGCCCTGTCCCCTTGAGATACCCTATGGGGGCCCCCCTCAGTCTGTGAGGAGGTCCCTTTGCTCTTATCCCTGACTTGTACCTTCACAATTGCTTTTGCTCCACCAAGTGAGCTTCTACTCACCCTTCAAGACCTCAGTCGATaccccctcctctgggaagcctcctCCAACTGTGTGCTATCCCTTCTCTGGCCCCACTACCCCCCTCCAAGGGGGGAATTCTGACTGCTCTCTACCCTGCTCTTCCTCCACCTCAAAAGCTGCAAAGATCCATTTATGGACCAGTCTCTCCCACTAGCTAAGTTTACTTACCGTGACCCATACAGTAAGATGTATTTTTACGTTATAATTTAGTCTACACATGCACATGTTTAAACAACTCCAGAAGCTTCACTAAACAATAGTTAGAAACAATACTTCTCCTGACCACGCGCTCCGATACGTTCTGTTGTTTCATTCGGTAGAAGTGCTAAGTGCCACCCACTTGCAGCCTGGCAACCACCGGGTCAGGAGCCCCGAGGACAAGGATGAGGCTGTGTCCTCAGGGCCAGCTcggtggcagggcaggggagacCCCTGGCAGGTGCTGTGTTTGCAGGCTTGCCCTGGTGTGGGGGTCCAGCGGGGGAGTCCCGTCACACTCTCCATCCTCCCAAGCACCCCTCTCCCATCTGCCCCGGGCCTTCCTGCGGGTGTCCGAGCTGTGGGCAGTGGTCTGGCGCCACCTCCTGGGATGGGACAGTGCCGCAAGCCAGCTGCCAGGATACTGCGTGAGCCCTCACAACAGGCATGTTGTGTGTGCTGTGGGGGCAGGAAGCCTCCGTCAGCAGGGATTCTAGAGAAAGCCCCAGCCCCCTCTGAGTCACGCACTCTGTGAAGTGCGGAGGGGCCCGAGCAGAGCCCCCCAGTGTTCAGCGACCTCGTGGTCCTGATAAACAGCTATGCAGTCACCTCACCATCAAGAGGCGGactccagtcccctcccctcgGCTCTGGGCTGCCTTGGAGACCAGATCCTGAGGCCCAGGTGACACCTCATGCTATCTGGGTCGCTCACCGACTTGAGTCTTCTAAGCTGAGCCCCCAGATGGCACAGGGCAGAGcagccctctctgggccctgTCCACATCCCTGGTCATGTCACTCGTCCCGTGAGCGGAACAAGATGCTTGCTGTCGTATGGTACCAGGTTTGGGGCAGCCTGTTACATGCCTGAGTGCTTTGGGTGAACGTGCCATTTCAGATCCTTACAACCACCTTCAAGGTAAACAGTCTcacctccactttacagatgggaaaagaggTTTTTGCTCGGGTGAGGCCTGATTCCAAAACCCAGGGTGAATCCACCACTCTTGGCTAATGTGAGGCATGCGTGCTGCACCACCTAATCCAGATTCCCTGCAGGACATCACTGGTTGATTTGGTACCCCGTGGCAGACTTCACTAGTTGATCCAGCACGATGGTAAAATCCCCAGTCATCTTCCCAATGGCCATGTCCCTGCTAGTCCTGGGTTACAGAATTCCAGCCTATTTGTGGGGGCAGCATGCCCTGCTAACAGCTCACAGCATCTCCCATCCCTGATGTGACTCCTCTATTGTCCCCAGGAACCCAGGGAGGGTGCCCCTTTCCTCAGGGTGGACTCTGGGCCGGTGTCCTGACGGCCACCTGCCAGTGTGTCACAAGGGCCAGTTGGGCACCCAGAGGTTACCATGGAAACAGCGGACTGCATTTATGGAGGGCAGTGCAATGAGGTAGTCAGAGTGTGTGCCCCAGACCCAGCTGGCCTGGTTTGGCTCTTCCTccaccactttctagctgtggcAAAGGTCCTCTGTTCTCTGGGTCCGCTAGTGCCTCCTGGGTGGTTGGAGAGAGGGGGCGTGGCCTCgcatcccacctctgcctcccctcctcccaattCCCCCAGCTGGCTGACTCTCCTCCATCTTTCCAAGTCCAAAGTTGACATGAGCTGGTCACTCAGTCTCAGAGTGGTCGTGCCTGGGCAGGGAGGCCTCCCACCACCCGCCCCCCAGTCCCACCTGTCTGGAGCGGAAGCTCCTGTTCCCAGCTGC
It encodes the following:
- the TMEM250 gene encoding transmembrane protein 250 isoform X2, with the protein product MPVMPIPRRVRSFHGPHTTCLHAACGPARTSRLARTKYNNFDVYIRARWLYGFIRFLLYFSCSLFTAALWGALAALFCLQYLGVRVLLRFQLKLSVLLLLLGRRRVDFRFLNELLIHGIHVTMLLVGGLGWCFMVFVDM
- the TMEM250 gene encoding transmembrane protein 250 isoform X1; translated protein: MGGAPPSHARTHAPPPLGSAEFWVLRVGAELGEGRRSRCRRRRRGREESPTVAAEGRRYGSHAGPNAAGRRAREPPAGRGGPGQGRVSVLAAPSAACFRPAPAAPRDRGPGGSGRRRGEGTRAPSPVMIPPAISSHPQAALAL